The following is a genomic window from Rutidosis leptorrhynchoides isolate AG116_Rl617_1_P2 chromosome 8, CSIRO_AGI_Rlap_v1, whole genome shotgun sequence.
CGTTCTTCGTTTCACTTTTAAGCTTTGTTATCTTATCGATTTTAAGACTTCGTATCAGTAACTCGAGATCGAAAATAAAGAAGATTGGATCGGGTAGTAATATCGGGTTGACAAATCGGACACGTGGAGAGATCCGTGGACGATATGGATATCCGGATGCTGACGTCATGATCGTTGGAGCTGGTGTCTGCGGTGCGGCACTTGCATATGCCCTAGGCAAGGTGAGATTCAGTTTTCACTTTATTGAAAgttaatttttatcattatattgTTTGTTTTGTTTGTTTGTTGATAGAGAACTTTGTGTCTAATTATTCAACTATTATTATTTTTCCTTTTATTTGTTTTATTAAAAAACTTGTGATGGTTCCAAAGTGTTTGGATAATAAGTTGATTAGTTTATAGAATTAATCTAGAGAATAAATATCAAGTTCTTAAGCAAAATGTGATGCCCTTTGGAGTTTGATTTCTCAGTGTTGGTGAATTAAATAATGCCAATAAAGATGTTTATGTTTCGAATTTGGCTTACAAATTCAGGCGGACTATAATTAGATATATGATATGATTCACATATTGAGTCATTTCTTTTGTACAATAAAAATAAATGCAAGTCTAGCATCTTTTATTATGACTGTTGATTGATGCCATTTTAGTATTTTCGTAGTTGAAATAGAGTTGTAGCTGAATCTAATTATGTAGTCGAAAAGGAACTCTTTATATTAATCTAGTAGTATTTATGTCGATGCTGTTAGTCTAAGCGTTTGTATCATGATTGGTTATAAAAGGAAGGATATAACGTTCGTGTGATTGAGAGAGATTTAACAGAGCCAGACAGGATTGTAGGTGAATTGTTGCAACCAGGTGGATACCTTAAGCTAATTGAATTAGGTCTCCAAGGTATATGTTCTAAAATAAAGTTTCTAGAAGAatgatataacaatatatataattaactatgATAATTGTCCGCAAAATCTTgaattttattataaaaatatgataTTGCGATGCAGATTGTGTAGAGGAGATAGATGCTCAGAGGATAGTTGGATATGCTCTTATAAAAGATGGAAAGAGCAGTAGATTATCGTATCCTCTGGAGAAATTTCATTCAGATGTATCTGGTAAAAGTTTTCATAATGGGCGCTTTATACATAAGATGCGCGAAAAAGCTGCTACTCTTCTTAAGTTAGTaccaaatgttttttttttttttttttttaaatattttttttatcaagtttcttgtaatatattgttttctTCTCATTGAACAAACTGATTAGTTTTCAGTGTCTATTTGGAGCAAGGCATTGTAACATCCCTCATTGAAGAAAAAGGAACTATAAGAGGTGTTCAATACAAATCTAAATCTGGTGAAATTGTGAAAGCATTTGCACCTCTTACCATTGTGTGTGATGGTTGTTTCTCTAATTTGCGTCGTTCTCTATGCAAATCACAGGTGTAGTTTTAAACCTTTTGACCAGTCTGAATGTTGTAAAACTCCCCGATTAATGCcgacagtggcggaacttgaacccgggaTATAGATGGGGcgggtgtaaaaatttaataaaattttcattTCCAGCAAGGGTAAACACTAATAATGGTGTTTAGGatacgtaaccctaacaatgaacctgGTAATCGATTTAGACGAATAATGGTGTTTAGGATACGTAACCCTAACATTGAACCCGAAATTCCCATTATATACACACATcacgtgcaaccgtgcggttgcctagtgtacccgtacggttgcatacctgcaaccgtgcggttgcattccaGCAGTGAAAGTTAAACTTTAAAGCACATAACATGATACGTAATGTACTCGGGGACGTCCTATAATGCACCAACACGGATGCCCATACCTGCCCTCACTATATTCCGCCCCTGAATGCCGATTACTCCTTTTTAGCAACCGGCCGATCCGATTTTTCAAGTTCCGATTAATTAATTTGTCAATATTGGACGATGGGTCAAAATCCGATTTAGTTGGTCAAAACTGATCCAAGTTAATATCTGCcaacattttaatatgaatttaaatTAGAATTTTTAGAGTTAAAAATAAATGaatattatgtttatgtttctgTACAATTATGTTaccgtttatgtttatgtttatgtttacagATTTCTTGTATATTTACACATAAAATTTTGAgtatttctattatttaaatgtaTAAGTAGTCCGATCCAACCACTCCCTAATTACTCCCCGATTACCGTCCAAGTTGCCGATTACTCCCTCAAAAGTCTCAACCGAGTACCCCCGGGTAGCGATTTTGCATCCTTGACGAGTCTATTACTCATGTATAATTGCTCATTTTGCAATGTTTACTTTTGGTCAAGTACAGGTTGACGTTCCCTCATGCTTTGTCGGGCTCGTTCTGCAAAACTGTGACCTTCCATACCCAAATCACGGCCATGTCATCTTAGCAGATCCTTCACCGATTCTACTTTATCCAATCAGCAGTACTGAAGTTCGTTGTTTGGTTGATATACCCGGTAAAAAGCTTCCTCCAATTGCTAATGGGAAAATGTCAAAATATTTGAAAACCGTTGTAGCTCCTCAACTACCACCTGAAATCCGTAATGCTTTTATTTCTGCTATCGACGAAGGTAATATTCGAACAATGCCAAACAGAACCATGCCGGCTTCTCCTATTCCGACACCTGGCACAATTTTATTGGGTGATTCGTTCAACATGCGTCATCCTTTGACTGGTGGAGGGATGACCGTTGCACTTTCCGACATTGTTGTGTTACGTGATCTTCTTAGACCGTTACGTGATTTCAATGATGCAGTTTCAGTTACTAAGTATCTAGAATCGTTCTATACCTTACGTAAGGTATATAACAACACAATTGTGTATGTAAACAATTCATAATAATCACATGAGGTTGCATAAGGTTACCGTTGTGTTTTTTGTTTAATGTAGCCAATGGCATCTACAATAAATACGTTAGCTGGGGCTCTGTACAAGGTGTTTTGCGCATCTTCTGATGAAGCGATGAAGGCAATGCGGGAAGCTTGCTTTGATTACTTGAGTTTAGGTGGTGCTTGCTCAACTGGGCCTGTGGGTTTACTTTCTGGGCTAAACCCAAGCCCAATTAGCTTAATCATTCATTTCTTTGCAGTAGCTTTTTATGGGGTTGGTCGTCTTTTACTACCTTTTCCCACCCTTAAGCGCTTATGGATCGGATTTAGGTTGATTATGGTGAGTAATTAGTGATCAATTTTTTCATTTACTCATCGAATCATCTCATATTGACATCCATATTAACTATCCCGTTTTACCgatattttaattaaaaaccaGGGTGCATCAGGGATCATTTTTCCTATCATTAAAGCCGAAGGAGTGAGACAAATGTTATTTCCTCCGAAGAAGGGTTTGAAATGACATTGGCTGACAATTTTAGCTCATTATCTACCACCTTAGATAGAGATATAGTGTTTGCAATAGAAAATTTTCGAAAATGTGTG
Proteins encoded in this region:
- the LOC139861223 gene encoding squalene epoxidase 3-like, whose product is MSLTFFRHLPQTHTNCTRIFTVTKFRSINHHRWRKIRPSRSQLISVTNVITIEKKIIDSSIDNSYIVVSFFVSLLSFVILSILRLRISNSRSKIKKIGSGSNIGLTNRTRGEIRGRYGYPDADVMIVGAGVCGAALAYALGKEGYNVRVIERDLTEPDRIVGELLQPGGYLKLIELGLQDCVEEIDAQRIVGYALIKDGKSSRLSYPLEKFHSDVSGKSFHNGRFIHKMREKAATLLNVYLEQGIVTSLIEEKGTIRGVQYKSKSGEIVKAFAPLTIVCDGCFSNLRRSLCKSQVDVPSCFVGLVLQNCDLPYPNHGHVILADPSPILLYPISSTEVRCLVDIPGKKLPPIANGKMSKYLKTVVAPQLPPEIRNAFISAIDEGNIRTMPNRTMPASPIPTPGTILLGDSFNMRHPLTGGGMTVALSDIVVLRDLLRPLRDFNDAVSVTKYLESFYTLRKPMASTINTLAGALYKVFCASSDEAMKAMREACFDYLSLGGACSTGPVGLLSGLNPSPISLIIHFFAVAFYGVGRLLLPFPTLKRLWIGFRLIMGASGIIFPIIKAEGVRQMLFPPKKGLK